Proteins encoded within one genomic window of Bacteroidia bacterium:
- a CDS encoding DUF1343 domain-containing protein, with translation MKYILLFLLLQTGTIRLNSQPIPAAFSTQEYIPLLKGKTIALVVNQTSTINQTHLVDTLLKLGVHIKHIFAPEHGFRGDHSAGAVVESGKDTKTGLPLISLYGKNKKPSVEQMQGLDLVLFDIQDVGVRFYTYISTMHYVMEACAEQHIPLMILDRPNPNGNYIDGPVLKSGFSSFVGMHPVPIVHGLTVAELAQMINGEGWLKNSVQCELIIIKTKHYTHGTYYELPIAPSPNLPIQLSVLYYPGLCLFEGTNVSLGRGTNKPFQLFGFPNWRDANYVFTPRSIPGVADNPPFKNVECVGYDLSDSSPLDIFKHKQLNINWLLIAYDAYLDKSKFFLPNLFFDKLVGTDELRKQIIAGKSASAIRESWQAELDAYKEMRKKYLLYD, from the coding sequence GTGAAATACATCCTTTTATTTCTTCTTTTACAAACAGGTACTATCCGGTTAAATTCTCAACCAATTCCAGCTGCCTTTTCCACCCAAGAATATATTCCTTTGTTGAAAGGGAAAACGATTGCGTTAGTTGTCAATCAAACTTCTACCATCAACCAAACCCATCTTGTTGATACTTTACTTAAATTGGGAGTGCATATTAAACACATTTTTGCTCCTGAACATGGGTTTAGAGGAGATCACAGTGCCGGTGCGGTTGTGGAATCAGGTAAGGACACAAAAACAGGATTGCCATTAATATCTCTGTATGGCAAGAATAAGAAACCGAGTGTTGAGCAAATGCAGGGTTTAGACCTTGTTCTATTTGACATTCAAGATGTAGGTGTAAGGTTCTATACCTATATTTCTACTATGCATTATGTGATGGAGGCATGTGCCGAACAACATATTCCACTCATGATTCTAGATAGGCCTAATCCAAACGGGAATTACATTGATGGTCCTGTATTAAAAAGTGGCTTCAGTTCTTTTGTTGGTATGCATCCTGTCCCGATAGTTCATGGATTGACAGTAGCAGAACTTGCTCAGATGATTAATGGTGAAGGCTGGCTTAAAAATAGTGTTCAATGTGAATTGATAATAATTAAGACAAAGCATTACACACACGGAACTTATTATGAACTTCCCATTGCACCATCTCCCAATTTACCAATTCAACTATCGGTTTTATATTATCCGGGGCTATGTTTGTTTGAAGGAACTAATGTGAGTTTAGGGCGGGGTACAAACAAACCGTTCCAGTTATTTGGTTTTCCAAATTGGCGTGATGCAAATTATGTATTTACTCCTCGTTCAATTCCCGGTGTGGCAGATAATCCACCCTTTAAAAATGTTGAATGTGTTGGATATGACTTATCTGATTCTAGTCCATTAGATATTTTTAAACACAAGCAACTCAATATTAATTGGTTGCTTATAGCGTATGATGCTTATCTCGATAAAAGCAAGTTCTTTCTTCCAAATTTGTTTTTTGACAAACTTGTCGGCACTGATGAACTTCGCAAGCAAATTATTGCTGGTAAATCAGCCTCGGCAATAAGAGAGTCGTGGCAAGCAGAACTGGATGCTTATAAGGAAATGCGTAAGAAGTATTTACTTTATGATTGA
- a CDS encoding ABC transporter permease, which translates to MNLPFFIVNRLSGSNKGNFAGRIVNIAIAGVALGFAVIVIAIAAVNGFQKEIESKVKGFSGEIEVRKTGTTDNYDYPLFDDSDSLNKTIAVVEGVKFINKVAAKPAIIKVNDELLGIIYKGVDSTYNSEYFKRFIKEGSMPKGTNDILISEYMSKKLLLKVGDKMRVYFIKQPVRAIASNVCGIYQTGLEEQDKMLALGSMADIQRIYAENRNQITHLEIFINPESNPETVREELLSILDYDLDCHLITELQPQIFQWLEYLDVNKYIILSLMIFVSGISLITALLILVIERTNMIGILKTLGASNALIKKIFLYKIAYIAVVGITIGNVLGVGLCLLQLKTGFLKLNQETYYIDTVPIDLNMNVILLVNATCFAICFIALLLPVQMVSKVTPAKSVRFD; encoded by the coding sequence ATGAATCTGCCATTTTTTATAGTAAATCGTTTATCCGGTAGCAACAAAGGAAATTTTGCAGGCAGGATTGTCAATATTGCAATTGCAGGTGTTGCGCTTGGTTTTGCGGTTATTGTAATAGCAATTGCGGCTGTCAATGGTTTTCAAAAAGAGATTGAAAGTAAAGTCAAAGGATTTAGTGGCGAAATTGAAGTACGAAAAACCGGTACTACTGACAACTATGACTATCCGCTATTTGATGATTCAGATTCACTCAACAAAACAATTGCTGTTGTAGAGGGTGTTAAATTCATAAACAAAGTTGCTGCAAAACCTGCAATCATCAAGGTTAATGACGAACTTTTGGGGATTATTTATAAAGGTGTTGATTCTACCTATAATTCTGAGTACTTCAAAAGATTCATTAAAGAAGGAAGCATGCCAAAGGGGACCAATGATATACTTATTTCTGAGTACATGTCTAAAAAACTTTTGCTCAAAGTGGGTGATAAAATGAGGGTGTATTTTATTAAACAACCGGTAAGAGCAATCGCCTCCAACGTATGTGGAATCTATCAAACAGGGCTTGAAGAACAAGACAAAATGCTGGCATTAGGCAGTATGGCAGACATTCAAAGGATATATGCTGAAAACAGAAATCAAATTACACATTTAGAAATTTTCATTAATCCAGAGTCCAACCCCGAAACTGTACGCGAAGAATTATTAAGTATTTTGGATTACGATCTTGATTGTCATCTTATTACAGAACTACAACCGCAAATCTTTCAATGGTTGGAATACCTTGATGTAAATAAATATATCATCCTTTCGTTAATGATATTTGTTTCCGGAATCAGCCTTATAACTGCATTATTGATTTTGGTAATAGAAAGAACCAATATGATAGGCATTCTTAAAACATTAGGAGCAAGCAACGCTCTTATCAAAAAAATCTTTTTATATAAAATTGCCTACATTGCCGTAGTGGGCATAACGATTGGAAACGTCTTGGGAGTGGGACTTTGTTTACTACAACTGAAAACCGGATTTTTAAAACTAAATCAAGAGACATATTACATTGACACTGTGCCAATTGATTTAAACATGAATGTAATTTTGTTGGTTAACGCTACTTGTTTTGCAATCTGTTTTATTGCGCTTTTGCTTCCGGTGCAAATGGTAAGCAAAGTAACTCCTGCAAAAAGTGTTCGTTTTGATTAA
- a CDS encoding glycosyltransferase, which translates to MDANKKHILILASWFPNRYTPFNGDFVQRIAEQTALNNKVTVLHICNKSETGKSEQIITKKQHDLEERIYYLEKVPLPLRFPFFLFTGSMLFEQIEKERGKVDCCHVQVVWKMGLLAYRFKRKYQTPYFVTEHWTGYLPQHYQLKKFGLKYLSKLVLRNASQVFTVSKNLGIRILQLGMTKSQPIVMHNIVRWSDPVINTNPDKLFTFVHLSNFRDEQKNVSGIINAFANALKRNNKIKLLLGGSNQTGEFEKLVRALQIPLKHLQFLPEMSHEYALSTIAQSDALICFSNFETFGITCAEAICMGVPVIYTPCGGPEEYIEDNMGIQVPINNQEALTNAIIAISRGEIVFDRESIKKKAQLRFDSVLWSNEMQKFYSSI; encoded by the coding sequence ATGGATGCCAATAAGAAACATATTTTAATTTTGGCTTCTTGGTTTCCAAATCGTTACACACCTTTTAACGGAGATTTCGTCCAAAGAATTGCTGAACAAACTGCATTAAATAATAAAGTTACTGTACTCCATATTTGTAATAAAAGTGAAACCGGTAAGAGTGAGCAAATCATAACAAAAAAACAACACGACCTCGAAGAACGTATTTATTATCTTGAAAAAGTTCCATTGCCACTGCGCTTCCCATTTTTTCTCTTTACAGGTTCAATGTTGTTCGAACAAATTGAAAAAGAACGTGGAAAGGTGGATTGCTGTCATGTTCAAGTAGTTTGGAAAATGGGGCTCCTTGCCTATCGTTTCAAAAGAAAATACCAAACACCCTATTTTGTAACTGAACATTGGACTGGTTATTTGCCACAACATTATCAACTCAAAAAATTTGGTTTAAAATACTTGTCTAAACTCGTGCTACGCAATGCTTCACAAGTTTTTACTGTTTCAAAAAACTTAGGAATTCGTATTCTTCAATTAGGTATGACCAAGTCTCAACCTATTGTCATGCATAACATTGTTCGTTGGTCTGATCCGGTTATCAATACAAACCCTGACAAACTTTTCACTTTTGTACACTTATCTAATTTTAGAGATGAACAAAAGAATGTAAGTGGGATAATCAATGCTTTTGCAAATGCTCTTAAGCGAAATAATAAAATTAAATTATTGTTGGGTGGGTCAAACCAGACGGGAGAATTTGAAAAATTAGTTCGAGCATTACAAATACCGCTCAAACATTTGCAGTTTCTACCTGAAATGTCTCACGAATATGCACTCTCAACTATTGCACAGTCAGACGCATTAATATGTTTTAGTAATTTTGAGACATTCGGAATCACATGTGCAGAAGCAATTTGTATGGGGGTTCCAGTTATTTATACTCCATGTGGTGGACCTGAGGAGTATATAGAAGACAATATGGGTATTCAAGTACCTATAAACAATCAAGAAGCATTAACCAATGCAATTATTGCTATCAGTAGAGGCGAAATTGTCTTTGATAGAGAATCGATAAAAAAGAAGGCGCAACTACGGTTTGACTCTGTACTTTGGTCGAATGAAATGCAAAAGTTTTATTCATCCATCTAA
- the argS gene encoding arginine--tRNA ligase produces the protein MELEKELAQELALAFNDLFGYSVESKNIILEATKKDFEGNLTLVVFPYIKYTQKSPEQTAQLLGEYLVNVGKYISKFQVVKGFLNLTFKDEIWIKFLNTNYNTDFQKAINQIGNGQKVMVEYSSPNTNKPLHLGHIRNNLLGYSIAELMKANGYHVVKVNLINDRGIHICKSMLAWQKFGNGETPKSTGVKGDHLVGKYYVEFDKAYKKEIELLMSQGMDKETAEKEAPILKEANEMLVKWEQGDSEVIALWSMMNAWVYAGFDITYKTLGVDFDHTYYESNTYTLGKEIVDEGLNNGVFYKEKDNSVWIDLTADKLDKKLLLRGNGTSVYITQDLGTAELKYKDFNVNKSIYVVGNEQDYHFKVLFKILEKLNRPYSNGLYHLSYGMVDLPSGKMKSREGTVVDADDLLQEMFETAHQKSEELGKTEGMTTEEKESLYKMLGLAALKFFILKVDPQKRMLFNPDESIDFQGDTGTFVQYTHARIRSLLRQAGNDWKNFSLQNVKLHDTEREALFILYQYKNEIAKAAQSYNPASIAAYCIQLAKSFNRIYKEVSFLHEPNEAIKNQRMKLAFLTGNTLKSAMGMLGIEVPEQM, from the coding sequence ATGGAATTAGAAAAAGAATTAGCACAGGAACTCGCACTTGCCTTTAATGACTTATTTGGTTATAGTGTTGAGTCAAAAAACATCATTTTAGAAGCAACAAAAAAGGACTTCGAGGGAAATCTAACTCTTGTTGTATTTCCTTATATCAAATATACTCAAAAAAGCCCTGAGCAAACCGCGCAACTATTGGGTGAATATTTAGTTAATGTAGGTAAATATATTTCTAAATTTCAGGTAGTTAAAGGTTTTTTGAACTTAACATTCAAAGATGAAATTTGGATAAAATTTCTCAATACTAATTATAATACTGATTTTCAAAAAGCGATTAACCAAATTGGTAATGGACAGAAAGTAATGGTAGAATACTCCTCTCCTAATACTAATAAGCCCTTGCATCTTGGACATATTCGAAATAATTTATTGGGATATTCAATTGCAGAATTGATGAAAGCTAATGGTTACCACGTAGTCAAAGTAAATTTGATTAATGATCGGGGAATCCATATTTGTAAATCAATGTTGGCATGGCAGAAATTTGGCAATGGCGAAACTCCTAAAAGTACAGGCGTTAAAGGTGACCATTTGGTGGGAAAATACTATGTTGAGTTTGACAAAGCTTACAAAAAAGAGATTGAGTTGCTAATGTCTCAAGGAATGGACAAAGAAACTGCTGAAAAAGAAGCTCCTATTTTAAAAGAAGCAAATGAAATGTTAGTCAAATGGGAACAAGGCGATTCAGAAGTGATTGCACTTTGGTCGATGATGAATGCATGGGTTTATGCAGGATTTGACATTACATACAAAACACTGGGAGTTGATTTTGATCATACCTATTATGAATCAAATACATATACACTCGGTAAAGAAATTGTGGATGAAGGTTTGAATAATGGTGTTTTTTATAAGGAGAAAGATAATTCGGTTTGGATTGACCTCACAGCAGATAAATTAGACAAGAAACTATTACTACGCGGCAATGGAACTTCTGTTTATATTACCCAAGACTTAGGAACTGCCGAATTAAAATACAAGGATTTCAATGTAAATAAGAGTATTTATGTGGTAGGCAACGAACAAGACTACCATTTTAAGGTACTCTTTAAAATCTTAGAAAAACTGAACCGCCCTTATTCAAATGGTCTTTATCATTTATCTTATGGCATGGTAGATTTGCCTAGCGGTAAAATGAAATCCAGAGAAGGTACTGTTGTAGATGCTGATGATTTATTACAAGAGATGTTTGAAACAGCACACCAGAAATCTGAAGAGTTAGGTAAAACGGAAGGCATGACAACAGAGGAGAAAGAATCTTTATATAAAATGTTAGGTTTGGCTGCTCTGAAATTCTTCATTCTCAAAGTAGATCCTCAAAAAAGAATGCTCTTTAATCCTGATGAATCTATTGACTTTCAAGGAGACACTGGCACTTTTGTTCAATACACTCATGCAAGAATCCGTTCTTTATTGCGTCAAGCCGGAAATGACTGGAAAAACTTCTCTCTTCAAAATGTTAAACTACATGATACTGAACGTGAAGCACTGTTTATTCTTTATCAATACAAAAATGAAATTGCCAAAGCAGCACAATCATATAATCCGGCTTCTATTGCAGCTTACTGTATTCAATTGGCTAAATCTTTTAACAGAATTTACAAAGAGGTTTCATTTTTACACGAACCTAATGAGGCTATCAAAAATCAGCGTATGAAATTAGCATTTTTAACCGGAAATACTCTTAAATCTGCTATGGGAATGTTAGGTATTGAAGTCCCTGAACAAATGTAA
- a CDS encoding T9SS type A sorting domain-containing protein translates to MCRIRHIWFLLFLIIGSETSSGQWFQCIDQTRVQPLYQCHQALFDPVCGCDGQTYRNLCTAYNNYGISNWTGGVCQGFFLDFYPNPITNLDPMNLNIQFQDNTISSLNIRIIDYFGQLVFQQLFIGVHKIETQIDLKFVKQGMYVLIVESGQGQYWAERFLRL, encoded by the coding sequence ATGTGTCGGATAAGGCATATATGGTTTCTGTTGTTTCTCATCATCGGTTCGGAGACCTCAAGTGGGCAATGGTTTCAGTGTATTGATCAAACCCGTGTACAACCTCTATATCAATGTCATCAAGCATTATTTGATCCGGTTTGCGGGTGTGATGGACAAACATACCGTAACTTGTGTACAGCATATAATAATTATGGAATATCAAATTGGACAGGTGGGGTTTGTCAAGGATTCTTCTTAGATTTTTATCCTAATCCCATTACTAACCTTGATCCAATGAATTTAAATATTCAATTTCAAGACAACACAATAAGCAGTTTAAACATCAGAATAATAGATTACTTTGGTCAGTTGGTTTTTCAGCAGTTATTTATTGGGGTACATAAAATAGAAACACAAATTGATTTAAAATTTGTCAAGCAAGGAATGTATGTATTAATTGTTGAATCCGGTCAAGGACAGTATTGGGCTGAAAGATTTTTACGACTATGA
- a CDS encoding MBL fold metallo-hydrolase — protein sequence MKLYTIETGFFKLDGGAMFGVVPKVIWNKLNPADDNNLCTWAMRCLLIEHEDKLILIDTGMGNKQSEKFFSYYSPHGEANLEKSINEAGFSLSDVTDVILTHLHFDHCGGAVRWDDNKTHLIPTFSNAIYWMHETHLQSALHPNPREKASFLSENIVPLIEQNKVKFVKNNLFVLPEITFEVCYGHTESMLLPIIQYKNKEIIYCADLFPSAAHLPLNFVMGYDIRPLDVMSEREKILKRALSNNSYLFFEHDKEIELVSVKENENGRVVVDEVFKILEVG from the coding sequence ATGAAATTATATACAATAGAAACAGGTTTCTTTAAATTGGATGGAGGGGCTATGTTTGGAGTTGTTCCAAAAGTAATTTGGAACAAACTCAACCCTGCTGATGATAACAACTTATGTACGTGGGCTATGCGTTGTCTTCTTATAGAACACGAGGACAAATTAATTTTAATTGACACGGGAATGGGGAATAAACAGAGCGAAAAGTTTTTTAGCTATTATTCACCCCATGGAGAAGCCAATCTTGAGAAGTCAATAAATGAAGCTGGTTTCAGCTTAAGTGATGTAACAGATGTGATTTTAACACATCTACATTTTGACCATTGTGGAGGAGCCGTTAGGTGGGATGACAATAAAACACATCTTATTCCGACATTTTCAAATGCTATATATTGGATGCATGAGACGCATTTGCAGAGTGCATTGCATCCCAATCCTAGAGAGAAAGCTTCTTTCTTATCTGAAAACATTGTCCCTTTAATTGAACAAAATAAGGTTAAGTTTGTTAAAAACAATCTTTTTGTTTTACCTGAGATTACATTTGAAGTGTGTTATGGACATACAGAATCAATGCTTTTACCAATAATACAATATAAAAATAAAGAAATCATTTATTGTGCTGACTTATTTCCTTCAGCAGCCCATTTACCTTTAAATTTTGTTATGGGTTATGACATAAGACCGTTGGATGTTATGTCAGAAAGGGAGAAAATTCTTAAGAGAGCATTAAGCAACAATAGCTATTTGTTTTTTGAACATGATAAAGAAATAGAATTAGTCAGTGTTAAGGAAAATGAAAATGGCAGGGTGGTTGTAGATGAAGTGTTTAAAATATTAGAAGTTGGATGA
- the serS gene encoding serine--tRNA ligase, giving the protein MIPLQQIRNSRDEIIQRLSKRGKDYSADINSLINLDEERRKCQKKLDELLAKSNSYSKDIALAFKNGEKDKAEQLKQESASMKDEIKEAENLYKSLSEEILQLMYNIPNAPHASVPFGTSAKENEEVFHWGEIPTLSEDALPHWDLASKYDLIDFELGNKITGAGFPVYKGKGARLQRALINFFLDKAIQAGYYEIQPPIVVNEASGYGTGQLPDKEGQMYYVGLDDLYLIPTAEVPITNLYRDVLLKEDELPIKNVGYTPCFRREAGSYGAHVRGLNRLHQFDKVEIVQVAHPAHSYQVLDEMIEHVKSLLMALNLPFRILRLCGGDMGFASALTFDFEVYSTAQKRWLEVSSVSNFESFQSNRLKLRYKSIEGKNELAHTLNGSAMALPRIVAALLENNQDNGGINIPDCLHPYLGFGKI; this is encoded by the coding sequence ATGATACCATTACAGCAAATCAGAAACTCAAGAGACGAGATAATTCAACGATTGAGTAAAAGAGGAAAAGATTATAGTGCAGATATAAACTCCTTAATCAATTTAGATGAAGAAAGAAGGAAATGTCAGAAGAAATTAGACGAATTGTTGGCAAAGTCAAATTCTTATTCAAAAGACATTGCGTTAGCATTTAAGAATGGTGAAAAAGATAAAGCTGAGCAATTAAAACAGGAATCTGCATCCATGAAAGATGAAATCAAGGAAGCTGAAAATCTATATAAAAGTTTAAGCGAAGAGATTCTGCAACTAATGTATAACATACCTAATGCACCACATGCTTCAGTACCATTTGGCACGAGTGCCAAAGAAAACGAAGAGGTATTTCATTGGGGTGAGATCCCAACCTTGTCTGAAGACGCCTTACCACATTGGGATTTAGCATCAAAATATGATCTAATTGATTTTGAGTTAGGCAATAAGATTACAGGAGCTGGATTCCCGGTTTATAAAGGCAAAGGAGCGCGTTTACAAAGAGCATTAATAAACTTTTTTCTTGACAAAGCAATTCAAGCAGGCTATTATGAAATTCAACCTCCAATTGTGGTTAATGAAGCGTCAGGTTACGGGACAGGACAATTACCTGACAAAGAAGGTCAGATGTATTATGTCGGTTTGGATGATTTATATTTGATTCCAACAGCCGAAGTTCCAATCACTAACTTATATAGAGATGTTTTATTAAAAGAAGATGAATTGCCTATAAAAAATGTAGGTTACACCCCTTGCTTTAGACGAGAGGCCGGTTCTTATGGTGCACATGTTCGCGGATTAAACCGATTACATCAGTTTGATAAAGTAGAAATAGTACAAGTAGCCCATCCGGCACACTCGTATCAAGTATTAGATGAAATGATTGAACATGTGAAATCGCTGCTTATGGCATTGAACCTACCATTCAGAATTTTAAGACTTTGTGGAGGTGATATGGGATTTGCCAGTGCATTAACATTTGATTTTGAGGTATATTCAACTGCACAGAAGCGATGGCTAGAAGTGAGCTCAGTATCAAATTTTGAATCTTTTCAGAGTAATAGATTGAAATTAAGATATAAAAGTATTGAAGGTAAAAACGAATTGGCACATACATTAAATGGAAGCGCAATGGCATTACCTCGTATAGTTGCTGCTTTATTAGAAAACAATCAAGACAATGGTGGCATTAATATACCTGACTGCTTGCATCCTTATTTGGGCTTTGGAAAAATTTAG
- a CDS encoding tetratricopeptide repeat protein, giving the protein MFLRIYATILLCLGVTTINAQVNLNYDKPDVEFEKALNAFEKGLYNKSIRGFERYITTHPSGDYIHEAEYYIVSAKLRVDQTNAYEYAKKYLDEHPVSQRAEFVKKEIADYFFYKSKFKMAARYYKQVNISILDRDETDDFLFRKGYSLFEAGKYDDAKDALYPLTLRPTANYAKATYYYGYVCYKTGDYASALDAFLKIEEKGPQSMKLYICQMYYLNGEYRKAIEYADKTNLGKLEDDKNILKAKSYYRLHDFENAANYFAKGYSSYDSLTEEELYEVGYSFYKTNRCSEAFVAFSRIANVGTALAQMASYHLGECFIKEGKKQNAYNAFFEAQRTDFDKEIKENAMFNLAKISFELEDYKTAIETFSKFIETFPQSRNKQEAQTNLAKLFLFTNDYKSAIPILEAIPNLDKDSRLVLHQILILRGEELVLNKDYADAKIVLKKAAAMNDNPAYTAIANFWLGEIEFNAKNKAEALTYFQTFLNSSQAKETGYYVYAHYAAGYALFDLKRYAEALTYFNRYKSLNVSKPLDMSYLNDVYMRVADCNYMLRNYKDALDNYSYISAKKTAGSDYALFQQGMILGIQNKGSQKIAMMKRIPIEYPNSVYIEHSIYEIATEWMQMENYLEAERNFRYLLEDFPNSNYSKNCLLALGVMYYTLEKDKLALDEFKKLVHTYPGTQESKSGISYIERIYVSRGESDKYLTWLETIPNADISNSFRDSVTYQGAFNLYMNNNCPGAIDNFRNYLNEFPKGFFNISARFYLATCIDKTMITDESIAEYRYITESTPNEFRKESAKRLATYYYSKENYDSALYYYDKLESFSSEKQTLMSAYLGQVRCAYELSNIQITETKGLRLLRMDNVPQNIQGEVFNKIGILYYESQDAATAENYFTQTLKANKDEYGAEAYYFICQILFDKSDLSAAKARIFEYNKQFVSFEYWQARCFLLLSEIYHREADDFQAKATLNFVLSNYNDADILERANKLKATIEGIEG; this is encoded by the coding sequence ATGTTTTTGAGAATATATGCGACCATACTTCTTTGTTTAGGAGTAACTACTATTAATGCACAAGTAAACTTAAATTATGACAAGCCGGATGTTGAATTTGAAAAGGCTTTGAATGCTTTCGAGAAAGGACTGTACAACAAGTCTATCAGGGGGTTTGAAAGATATATCACCACACATCCTTCCGGAGATTATATTCACGAAGCAGAGTATTATATTGTCTCGGCAAAACTTCGGGTGGACCAAACCAATGCTTATGAATATGCTAAAAAATATTTGGACGAACATCCTGTGAGTCAACGTGCAGAATTTGTCAAAAAGGAAATTGCAGATTACTTTTTCTATAAAAGTAAATTCAAAATGGCTGCTCGTTATTATAAACAAGTAAATATCAGCATTTTGGATAGAGATGAAACAGATGACTTCCTGTTTAGAAAAGGATACAGTTTGTTTGAAGCAGGTAAATATGATGACGCAAAAGATGCACTCTACCCTCTCACACTTCGTCCCACAGCGAACTATGCTAAGGCAACATATTATTATGGATATGTTTGTTACAAAACTGGTGATTATGCTTCTGCCTTAGATGCTTTCTTAAAGATTGAGGAAAAAGGTCCTCAGTCTATGAAACTCTATATATGCCAAATGTATTATCTAAATGGAGAATACAGAAAAGCTATTGAATATGCAGATAAAACAAATCTTGGAAAACTGGAAGATGACAAGAATATATTGAAAGCAAAATCCTATTATAGATTACATGACTTTGAAAATGCTGCAAACTATTTTGCAAAAGGCTATAGCTCCTATGACAGTCTTACCGAAGAAGAACTTTATGAGGTTGGCTATTCTTTTTATAAAACCAATCGATGCAGCGAAGCATTTGTGGCTTTTTCAAGAATAGCTAATGTTGGAACTGCACTTGCACAAATGGCTAGTTACCATTTAGGAGAATGTTTTATTAAAGAAGGTAAAAAACAAAACGCATACAATGCATTCTTTGAAGCTCAAAGAACTGATTTTGATAAAGAAATCAAAGAAAATGCAATGTTTAATTTGGCAAAAATTTCATTTGAGTTAGAGGATTACAAAACTGCTATTGAGACTTTTAGTAAATTTATTGAGACTTTTCCTCAATCCAGAAACAAACAAGAAGCACAAACCAATCTCGCCAAACTATTCCTTTTTACCAACGACTACAAATCAGCCATTCCAATATTAGAGGCTATACCTAATTTAGACAAAGATTCCAGACTTGTATTGCATCAAATCTTGATTTTGAGAGGCGAAGAACTTGTTTTAAATAAAGATTATGCAGACGCTAAAATTGTATTGAAAAAAGCTGCTGCTATGAACGATAATCCAGCATATACTGCTATTGCTAATTTTTGGTTAGGTGAGATTGAGTTTAATGCAAAGAATAAAGCAGAAGCACTTACTTATTTTCAAACTTTCCTCAATTCAAGCCAAGCAAAAGAAACAGGTTATTATGTATATGCACATTATGCCGCAGGATATGCTTTGTTTGACCTCAAGAGATATGCTGAGGCACTGACCTACTTTAATAGATATAAATCATTGAATGTTTCCAAACCTTTAGACATGAGCTACTTGAATGATGTTTATATGCGCGTAGCTGATTGCAATTATATGCTACGTAATTATAAAGATGCGCTTGATAATTACAGTTATATTTCTGCAAAAAAGACTGCCGGAAGCGACTACGCTCTTTTTCAACAAGGAATGATTTTAGGTATTCAAAACAAGGGAAGTCAAAAAATCGCTATGATGAAAAGAATTCCAATTGAATACCCTAACTCTGTTTATATTGAACATTCAATCTATGAGATAGCAACAGAATGGATGCAAATGGAAAACTATCTTGAAGCAGAGAGGAATTTTAGATACTTACTAGAAGATTTTCCTAACAGTAATTATAGTAAGAACTGTTTGCTTGCCTTAGGAGTCATGTATTATACTCTTGAAAAAGACAAACTTGCATTGGATGAATTTAAAAAATTAGTTCATACATACCCTGGAACCCAAGAATCCAAAAGCGGCATAAGTTATATAGAAAGAATATATGTTTCCCGAGGCGAATCAGATAAATATCTGACTTGGCTGGAAACTATACCAAATGCAGACATTAGCAATTCATTCAGAGATTCCGTTACCTATCAAGGAGCATTTAATCTATATATGAACAACAACTGTCCTGGCGCAATTGATAATTTTAGAAACTACCTTAACGAATTTCCTAAAGGATTCTTTAACATCAGTGCACGATTCTATTTGGCGACATGTATTGACAAAACAATGATTACGGATGAATCAATTGCAGAATACAGATACATCACCGAAAGCACTCCTAACGAATTTAGAAAAGAGTCAGCAAAAAGACTTGCAACTTATTATTACTCTAAGGAAAATTATGACTCTGCTTTGTATTATTATGACAAATTAGAATCTTTCAGTTCAGAAAAACAAACGCTGATGAGTGCATATCTCGGTCAGGTGAGATGTGCCTACGAGTTATCCAACATACAAATCACTGAAACAAAAGGTTTGAGACTACTACGAATGGACAATGTTCCTCAAAATATTCAAGGTGAGGTATTTAATAAAATTGGTATTCTCTACTATGAAAGTCAAGATGCTGCAACAGCTGAGAACTATTTTACTCAAACTCTCAAAGCAAATAAAGACGAATATGGAGCAGAAGCTTACTATTTTATCTGTCAGATATTGTTTGACAAGTCGGATTTGTCTGCTGCTAAAGCTAGAATTTTTGAATACAATAAACAGTTCGTATCTTTTGAATATTGGCAAGCAAGATGCTTCCTACTATTGTCAGAAATTTATCATAGAGAAGCTGATGATTTCCAAGCCAAAGCTACTCTCAATTTTGTGTTAAGCAACTACAATGATGCAGATATATTAGAAAGGGCTAATAAATTGAAAGCAACTATCGAAGGTATTGAAGGATAG